The nucleotide window GCACATACAGCGCCTGTGTCACATCTACCAGATTGGTAAGTCCGTTGCGGTAGAGGACAGATTTCTGCAGGTAGGCGTCTGAAGCGGCTTTTACCTGTGCAGGCACTTCCCGGTAATTGTCGAGGGCATTGGCAATTTTAGTATCTGACAGTTGCAGTTGAGCACGCAGCTGTTGCCCAGTCAGATCATATTCTGCCTGCAACCCTGTACTGATCTGCTTCTGCGCTTTCACCTGCTTGGAGATGCGCAGCGGCTGTGTAAGGTTCCAGGTAACGCCAACGCCTATCAGATAATTGGTGCGGGTAGGTTTTACGCCATCCCAGTACCCTTGCGTATAGGCATCTGATTTCAGCGGACCGTATCCCGGCTCAAAACCGGAGCCTCTTGTCTGCATCACGCCCACCAGTGAAAACACGGGGTAGCTGAAGGTTTTGTAGTATTTGGACTGTTCGTCGCTCAGCGCGATACGGCTTTTGTACCATTGCATCAAAGGATGGTTTTGTACATCGGATGTATCGCTGAGGAACGCCGGCACGCGGGACACAAAAAAAGTATCGAGGCTGAAACTGGCTGGTGGTACACCCATCAGCTGGGCCAGCAGATTGGATTGTGTCTGTTCAAAGTCAATAGCTCTGGTGAGTGCGATCTTTGCGCTGGACACTTCGGCATTGGCTTGTGAGGAATCCACTCCGGCACTCAGTCCGTTTTTTACGCGGGTGACTACCACCTGCCGGAAGGTGTCTGCCCTGCTCAGGTTTTTCTGATAAGACAGCGTCAGCTTCTGCGCTGCTACCAGGTTTAAATAAGCAGCAGCCACCTTCACTTCGTGCTGAAAGATTTCCTGGTGCCAGTCTTTACTGTCACGGTCTGCCACGGCCTGGGCTGTTTTAATCTTTTCCTTGGCGCGGCCAAAAGCAAAGAAGTCCCAGTTAATATTAGTCAGGTATAAACCACCGAAGGCGGCATTCCAGTTCTGGTCGGGCATAGCAGCACCGGAAGAGGCAACGCCTAATCCGCCAAAGCCATACAATGGCCCGTTCTGGCCGTTGATGGTACCGTAATTCTGTTGCGCCGATACGTTCAGATTAGGGAGATAGTCCCGTTTGGCCTGTTCCACGCTCGTTTTGGAAGCTGCTGCATAGCTGGATTTGGCCTTAATGGTACCATAATTATTTACAGCCGTTTGTATAGCATCCTTGAGTGTCAGTACCTGCTGTGCTTTTGCGGGTGTTGCAAACACACCGGCCAGCAAAAGCAGGATCAGCCATCGTTTATTTCCAATCATGTAGGGAGAATTTTGCAGCATGGTATAACTAAAGTTGATATTCCGGATACAAAATGACTCCATCATTTTGAAGCAATTTTGAAGTAGTCAACTTTTGTTACCAAAAAGCAAAAAAAAACAGGAGAGGCTCTTTAAAAGTCTCTCCTGTACTAACTTTCAGACCACCCACAAACACGGTGGCCAGGGAATATTTTTATGCGGATTGCATTTCGGCCGCTTCAAATTTATCTTGTAACGCTTCATCGATCACACTATCCGGGCAGAAATCTACCTGCAGGATATGCAGCGGTGCTTTATAGCGGTAAGACACGCGGAAATCGCATACCTCACAGATCTGTTTTACAATTGCCAGCCCCAGCCCTACGCTTTCGCTACACTGGTTGCTTTTACGGAAA belongs to Chitinophaga sp. HK235 and includes:
- a CDS encoding TolC family protein, which produces MMESFCIRNINFSYTMLQNSPYMIGNKRWLILLLLAGVFATPAKAQQVLTLKDAIQTAVNNYGTIKAKSSYAAASKTSVEQAKRDYLPNLNVSAQQNYGTINGQNGPLYGFGGLGVASSGAAMPDQNWNAAFGGLYLTNINWDFFAFGRAKEKIKTAQAVADRDSKDWHQEIFQHEVKVAAAYLNLVAAQKLTLSYQKNLSRADTFRQVVVTRVKNGLSAGVDSSQANAEVSSAKIALTRAIDFEQTQSNLLAQLMGVPPASFSLDTFFVSRVPAFLSDTSDVQNHPLMQWYKSRIALSDEQSKYYKTFSYPVFSLVGVMQTRGSGFEPGYGPLKSDAYTQGYWDGVKPTRTNYLIGVGVTWNLTQPLRISKQVKAQKQISTGLQAEYDLTGQQLRAQLQLSDTKIANALDNYREVPAQVKAASDAYLQKSVLYRNGLTNLVDVTQALYVLIRAETDRDIAYSNVWQALLLKASASGDFNLFQKEL